One Nicotiana tabacum cultivar K326 chromosome 23, ASM71507v2, whole genome shotgun sequence genomic window, TTATTGAAAAGGAGTCGAGTAGTTAGTTAAGAAATGAACAATTAGTTAGCAGTCCAAAACGCCGTTAGAGTTAGTTAGAGTTAGTTACAATAACTAACTTATGTTAATGAGAGAATCTGTCGGTAGGATTGGAACTCATGATACAATGTAATTGATATAAATACATCTGTAATACATATTCAGTATCCTCAATGAAATATACACTTCTATCCTAAATCTTCtctcttccattcttttctcttttgtgattttcatttctAGCTGACCTCTCGAAGCTTCCTCGAGTtcatcttgaattcctgcaatcgtgtatcattcagagacatgctcTTATATAATAATGAGAAGATTGTTTTCATGTCCGTTGTTATGAACAGTGGGCCTCAAAGGATCAATCCTCCATATGCCGTCAACAATGAACTTGATCTGCACAAACAGAAATGAGAGGCTCGGTACAGTACAGGATAACACAGTATGATATGAAATTCGTTGCAATCAATAAAACCCACCTCATATGTGCCTGGATACAGCTTCAGGCTTATGGAAAAGACACGCTCGCGTGATTTTTCCATCTTTCTCTGCATTTAAATACATCCCATCAAGCTGCTAGACAAGGACAAGATGCCCCTTGAAATCAACATCACAAAGTCCCTCACATTCTTGGTACAAGGCCTTTTAGGGGAAGAAATAGAAATGTGCAGTTTTCATTATTAAGAGACCGTTGACATGCCATTTTCAAGGCATTTGATGCTTTAGGAACAGCTTTAGAGAAAACTACTTGATGGTACATGGAACTCTTTAACTCAAGTACAACAATGTTATCTAATTTCTCTCCTAAATGCCAAGTGACTTTTCCGGAAAAAAAGGGGTAACTGGTAGACCATCTTCTGAAGTTCTCAGCAAGGATTAAAGAAGTGCACCTTGGCTTCTGAAGTTTCCATTTCACTGACGCATTTTTATCTTATTTGCACTAGTAAGTTGAGCAAATTCTGATTTTTGCTGTACAAGTTCTAAATACTGTGTAGTTTActaaataaaatttgaaaatgaAGCAAATAACAGGAATATAAGTGATCACATATTATTGTGATTAGATCCATAGCCCTTCTTGAAAACCCCACCTGGGTCCCAACAcaatcaaaagaaaagagaagaaaagattgTGAAGGCAAAAAGTCATGCAATTTGCTCGAGTCAAGTCAGCAAAGCATATTGCACTGGATATTAATTGGGTGTACCCTCTAAAAGAGAATCTTTTGTTTTCCTGCTCTAGCCAAGCATGACTAAGTTGTGAACTTCTTTCAGATTGGCCACAAGAATAGCTAGATGTTGACTCTATTGATGACCCTTCAACACTAAACCATGCAGAAGAGGATGTCCTTACTGTAATCATTGATAAGGCATCATATTCATcctaaacaacaacaataagattAAGTTGGTATGGACAATCACATTACACGAAATTATGCTTGATGTTTTAACAGTAAAACGTTGTCTCCTATTTCCTATCATTGATGTGGAAGCAAGATGAAACCTGAGTTGTCCATCCATCAAAAGAACCTGCTAGAAGAACCTCTGAGGCGGAGTTAGTCCAAACAATGCAAGCAGTACGAAGAATCTGCAAAGCTTTACTAGCACTATCAATCCTCTTCTGCTTCTCTTCTAATATCTTCTGTGCATCACTGAAAATATATGGTAGGAAAACTCTGTTTTGGTTAAGGTATCTAGTTTAAAGTATGTATTTCTAAATGAATGAGAAGTGACCACACATTATCGCAAGTGTCATTTTCCCCTCAAGCACAGCCAGCTTTGCACGTATCGACCTCAATCTCTCCCGGGCATTCATGAATTCATTCTCCTGGAATTCCCACGCATCAGAAAGCCTTTGCAAATCACTTGGAGAGCTTCCAAGAACCTAAGGAAGAAAGTGAGAAGTTACTTAATAATATTAGCACTATCACATTAAACAATAAATAGTTAGCAGAAAAATAAATAGTGAGCAGAACTTTGTTTCCAATTAGCAGAATTTCGTTTCCAATGGAAATGTCTATACAGTGAAAATTAAAACATTTCCTCTTTTAGACAGAAGcgttgaagaaaatattttgcAATATAATTCCTTTTAGCTCAtgttcttctctcttttcttctttcctgaattgtgttcttttttttcctttttttagaaAGGGTAACAAATTCCTGAATTGTGTTATTACCAAATATAAATGCTTAAATTAGAGAGGGacacacttttatttacttaattgcgTGTTAACAAAGCCTTTCACATTGTGGACCTAATTAGTTTTCCTGAGTCAAGCACTTGGAAATGCTATTTGTTAATGGTTGGCGGTGAGACTTGAACCACGGACCACTACTTGCTCAGATACCATGTTAAAAATTTCGAACCCTCAATTAAAAACTTAAGCTATATATTGAGAGAGGACACTTTATTTATTTAGGTCTTAaccattttctttgtcttaacagttctatttttatcttttttaagtCGAAGGAAGCAATTTTAGGTATTGAGTCTAAATACCAAAGATGTCAGCAAAAAGTGTTAGGGAACGTGATACAAATGTTTAGTTTAACATGATTATGGCATGTTTACAAACGAGTCATGACCAAAAATTTTATCAACGCAGAACGCTAACTCTGCAAATTCGTTGTCGAACATCTATTCAACAAAATAAAGTTACCACTCTTTTTGGAGGAATAACTTCATCACCGGGACAACATAGGAAGCTAATCCATTATTTTTATAAGAAGAATAATGATGCTAGGAAAACAGTCATTAGCAATTTTGAGAAACTAAAGATACAGATTTCTACCTCCTTCAAATTTAACTCCTTGCTTTTGGATTTCAATGAGTCCAGTGTCAAGGATAGCTCAAGTTCTAAATGCTGAAGCCGGGTGCTTATCTCATTGTGGTTTTCATTATTCCATCTTCGTAAAGCTTCGGTTCTACTCCCCGTGATATTAACAAGATCATCTCCCGCAGCTTCGCTCTTAACTTCAATCGAACTTTTACCTAGAGCAACCTCACCAGCTGTGCATAGCAGCAGTGAAGAGAGTTTACAATCTATACACAATATTAGACCCATTAAAGAGAATACCTTCAAACTCTATATCCTGAAGGTCTGCATGTTGTatgctccattttctccacatGGGTGGTGAAAAGCTATGGTTAAGCTCCTCATCTGAATCCCTTTGAATGTCTTTCATGGGGCTACCTTTATTGAGGCTACCATTTTTTCCTAGGTCAGTCCTGTCTTTTACAATGTAAGAGACATGATATCTCATGACTCAGAATTTAACTGTTTACAGACAAACTACTCTGGAATAAATATTTTCAGTTCAAAAAGTTTAGGTAAATAGTAATATCAGATTTcaagaattctttttttttattttttatataaggTGATTTCAAGAAACTTTAAAGATATCAAAGATATAGTACACAAAAGCTATATGATTAAACAGCACTTCAATGCAGTGACTAATAGATTTTTCATCCATTTTGCTGATAACAGGTCACCTGCTTTTTGATTAAAAAATTTACCTGCATCAGTGGTTCCAAAGCTTCTGTCATCTATGTTGTCCCTACTTGAAGCATGAGAACTATGTCCGTGTTTTCCCAGATCAATTCCAAGAAACGAGTTCCTCTCTTTCTCTAGTCGACTCAATATCCCTTCAATCCCGCTATCTTCCTCTGCTACAATTTCCCTGTTGGGAAGGGAGaggaaagaaaaaatgaagatacTCAATGAATGATTTTTCACACAATTCAATAGAACCCGCATTGAATAGCTAGGAGATAAATAGGTGCAGCTAATCACTAAGAAATAggatttgtttctttttttatttttggtccTCCTGAGTTTTCTCTTTCGCACTCTTGTTACTAGTGGTACCACCTACCTACCAAGTTAGACTCCACTTCACTCTCTAATCCCACCAACTTCATTCTTCAAATGAGTTAGCTGATTGTAATTATAAGCTACAGCATTTACTAAGTCACTTTGGAGCTAGGCGGGAATAGTGAGAGGGAGGAAGGAAGCTTTTACTTTCGTTTACATGTGATCGGCAGATGCTAAAGCTGCCCAATGAAAAAAGTTGAATCGAAGCAAAGAATCATGTATCTCATATAGGATTTAGTAAAAGTtgcaaaatgacataacaagcaCAATTCTATATCCACAAGATGGAACATACATAAAAGTTAAGCACCTAGTATCCAGAGTCCACTGCCAACTAATCCGAATTCATGCAGGAAAGGCCCATATAGCGTTTACTACCAAAACTAAagcaaataaattaataaaagaaagCACATTTCAGTATAAGGAACCTCACAACGATCTACCAGAGGGCGAGGCAGGCTGAGAAGAATTCCCAAATGAAGAATTAGAAGATCCCGAACCAGGAAAATGAGCTTCGTTCCCATGTAATGAATCACTTTCTTGACAACTCTTGACTCTCCTTTGAAACTCCTCAATGTCAAAATCCATTTCCACAGTCTCAACTTCATTAACGTTCATAGTGCAAGTGTCATCATCCTCGGAGTCCCAACCAAAAGAAAACCACCCTCCTCTATTCCTTATAGCCTCCACCAAATCCACTCTTCCAGCTTTTTCCAATTCTTTCCTTGTCGGAAAAGCATCTGGGTTCTCAGATATCTCCATAAAAGCCAAAATCTCTTCTTCCAGCTCCATATCCCCTTCACTTCCTACCCCTTTCCTACACCAGCAATATGCACTATCCTCGGGTCTTCCCTTGCTAAGCTTAAAACCCCCCATTTCTTGGTTAAAAATCGCAGCTTTTCTGCGGTAATGAAGTCTTTTGGGAGCATTTATAACGAACATTATAGTAGGAATAGGTGAAAAGCTCAAATGGGTGTTGAAAAAAGGAGGTTTTGAGAAATGTGGTGGTGTCGAAATGAGTGAAACCATCGTTCAGGCATTTCTTCAAACAGTTGGAGGCTACCTGAAGAAAGA contains:
- the LOC142177009 gene encoding protein PTST homolog 2, chloroplastic-like isoform X2 — its product is MVSLISTPPHFSKPPFFNTHLSFSPIPTIMFVINAPKRLHYRRKAAIFNQEMGGFKLSKGRPEDSAYCWCRKGVGSEGDMELEEEILAFMEISENPDAFPTRKELEKAGRVDLVEAIRNRGGWFSFGWDSEDDDTCTMNVNEVETVEMDFDIEEFQRRVKSCQESDSLHGNEAHFPGSGSSNSSFGNSSQPASPSGRSLEIVAEEDSGIEGILSRLEKERNSFLGIDLGKHGHSSHASSRDNIDDRSFGTTDADRTDLGKNGSLNKGSPMKDIQRDSDEELNHSFSPPMWRKWSIQHADLQDIEFEAGEVALGKSSIEVKSEAAGDDLVNITGSRTEALRRWNNENHNEISTRLQHLELELSLTLDSLKSKSKELNLKEVLGSSPSDLQRLSDAWEFQENEFMNARERLRSIRAKLAVLEGKMTLAIIDAQKILEEKQKRIDSASKALQILRTACIVWTNSASEVLLAGSFDGWTTQRKMEKSRERVFSISLKLYPGTYEIKFIVDGIWRIDPLRPTVHNNGHENNLLIII
- the LOC142177009 gene encoding protein PTST homolog 2, chloroplastic-like isoform X3, with translation MVSLISTPPHFSKPPFFNTHLSFSPIPTIMFVINAPKRLHYRRKAAIFNQEMGGFKLSKGRPEDSAYCWCRKGVGSEGDMELEEEILAFMEISENPDAFPTRKELEKAGRVDLVEAIRNRGGWFSFGWDSEDDDTCTMNVNEVETVEMDFDIEEFQRRVKSCQESDSLHGNEAHFPGSGSSNSSFGNSSQPASPSGRSLEIVAEEDSGIEGILSRLEKERNSFLGIDLGKHGHSSHASSRDNIDDRSFGTTDAAGEVALGKSSIEVKSEAAGDDLVNITGSRTEALRRWNNENHNEISTRLQHLELELSLTLDSLKSKSKELNLKEVLGSSPSDLQRLSDAWEFQENEFMNARERLRSIRAKLAVLEGKMTLAIIDAQKILEEKQKRIDSASKALQILRTACIVWTNSASEVLLAGSFDGWTTQRKMEKSRERVFSISLKLYPGTYEIKFIVDGIWRIDPLRPTVHNNGHENNLLIII
- the LOC142177009 gene encoding protein PTST homolog 2, chloroplastic-like isoform X1; amino-acid sequence: MVSLISTPPHFSKPPFFNTHLSFSPIPTIMFVINAPKRLHYRRKAAIFNQEMGGFKLSKGRPEDSAYCWCRKGVGSEGDMELEEEILAFMEISENPDAFPTRKELEKAGRVDLVEAIRNRGGWFSFGWDSEDDDTCTMNVNEVETVEMDFDIEEFQRRVKSCQESDSLHGNEAHFPGSGSSNSSFGNSSQPASPSGRSLEIVAEEDSGIEGILSRLEKERNSFLGIDLGKHGHSSHASSRDNIDDRSFGTTDADRTDLGKNGSLNKGSPMKDIQRDSDEELNHSFSPPMWRKWSIQHADLQDIEFEAGEVALGKSSIEVKSEAAGDDLVNITGSRTEALRRWNNENHNEISTRLQHLELELSLTLDSLKSKSKELNLKEVLGSSPSDLQRLSDAWEFQENEFMNARERLRSIRAKLAVLEGKMTLAIIDAQKILEEKQKRIDSASKALQILRTACIVWTNSASEVLLAGSFDGWTTQDEYDALSMITVRTSSSAWFSVEGSSIESTSSYSCGQSERSSQLSHAWLEQENKRFSFRGERWKNHASVSFP